From one Gemmatimonadaceae bacterium genomic stretch:
- the miaB gene encoding tRNA (N6-isopentenyl adenosine(37)-C2)-methylthiotransferase MiaB, whose protein sequence is MTTPRPESLAPDVSAERKPTVYIETYGCQMNVADSELMYGKLAAHGYEPIDVPDGADVILVNTCAIRENAETRVIGRLGELRRFMKPDTIVGVTGCMAQRLGPRVLDQAKHVSLVVGPDGYQALPSLLDGARKGEKFTATDFDLEEHYEDVVARRFEGVKAWIPVQRGCDYRCTYCIVPYTRGPERSRKLADVVREVQQVVEQGLTEVVLLGQTVNSYTDGTHDFADLLRAVGAVDGIRRVRYTSPHPNDFSDRVIAAMAEVDTVCEHVHLPMQSGSTSMLKRMLRRYTREDYLDCVARLRAAIPGLALTTDIIVGFPGETDEEFADTLSLCREVRFDDAFMFKFSAREGTPATKMPPEWTIPDAVVAERFDELVRTVRGISRENNLARLGDTMEVLVEKVARDGALLQARSRDFKTVMVPADAARIGDYLTVQLTGTTGATFTGTPVGEKKRAALPMAAV, encoded by the coding sequence GTGACCACTCCGCGCCCCGAATCCCTTGCGCCCGACGTGTCGGCGGAACGCAAGCCGACGGTCTACATCGAGACGTACGGCTGCCAGATGAACGTGGCGGACTCGGAGCTGATGTACGGCAAGCTCGCCGCGCACGGCTACGAACCCATCGACGTACCCGATGGCGCCGATGTCATTCTCGTGAATACCTGCGCGATTCGCGAGAACGCGGAAACGCGCGTGATCGGACGCCTCGGGGAGCTGCGCCGCTTCATGAAGCCGGACACCATCGTGGGCGTCACCGGCTGCATGGCGCAGCGTCTGGGCCCCCGGGTGCTCGATCAGGCCAAGCACGTGTCGCTCGTTGTGGGGCCGGATGGCTACCAGGCGCTGCCGTCGCTCCTCGACGGGGCGCGTAAGGGCGAGAAGTTCACCGCCACCGACTTCGACCTCGAAGAGCATTACGAGGATGTGGTGGCGCGCCGCTTCGAGGGCGTGAAGGCGTGGATCCCGGTGCAGCGTGGCTGCGACTATCGCTGCACGTACTGCATCGTGCCGTACACGCGCGGCCCCGAGCGGAGCCGCAAGCTGGCGGATGTGGTGCGCGAAGTGCAGCAGGTGGTGGAGCAGGGGCTCACCGAAGTGGTTCTGCTGGGCCAGACGGTGAACTCCTACACCGATGGCACGCACGACTTCGCCGACCTGCTGCGTGCCGTGGGCGCCGTGGATGGCATTCGACGCGTACGCTACACGAGCCCGCACCCGAACGATTTCAGCGATCGCGTGATCGCGGCGATGGCCGAGGTGGACACGGTGTGCGAACACGTGCATCTGCCCATGCAGAGCGGCTCGACCAGCATGCTCAAGCGCATGCTGCGTCGCTACACGCGCGAGGACTACCTCGACTGCGTGGCGCGCCTCCGGGCGGCGATCCCGGGCCTCGCACTCACGACCGACATCATCGTGGGCTTCCCGGGCGAGACCGACGAAGAGTTTGCCGACACGCTCTCGCTCTGTCGCGAGGTGCGCTTCGACGACGCGTTCATGTTCAAGTTCTCGGCGCGCGAAGGCACGCCGGCTACGAAGATGCCGCCCGAGTGGACCATCCCCGATGCGGTCGTGGCCGAGCGCTTCGACGAACTGGTGCGCACGGTGCGTGGCATTTCCCGCGAGAACAACCTCGCGCGCCTCGGTGACACCATGGAAGTCCTCGTGGAGAAGGTCGCGCGCGATGGCGCCCTGCTGCAGGCGCGTTCGCGCGACTTCAAGACGGTCATGGTGCCGGCGGATGCGGCGCGCATCGGTGACTATCTCACGGTGCAGCTCACCGGCACCACCGGGGCGACCTTCACGGGGACGCCCGTCGGTGAGAAGAAGCGAGCCGCCCTGCCGATGGCCGCCGTGTA
- a CDS encoding phosphopentomutase — protein sequence MTPPANATDHRRALIIVLDGVGCGAAPDTDAYGDTGSDTIGNVARVSGGLSLPNLQRLGLGNLSEIAGVAPVAHPVGGYGVMLPRSSGKDSTTGHWEIAGLHLERPFPTYPQGFPAEVIEAFAKATGRPVIANCVASGTAVITDFAEAQQQTGAWIVYTSADSVFQVAAHEEWIPLEELYAACETARRMLVAPHDVSRVIARPFVGTPGAWRRTANRRDYSIQPPGTTLLDVLAEAGIPRVGVGKVDDLFAGRGITSRHTADNAEGVAALLEWLNGDTRGFCFANLVDFDQLFGHRNDVPGFRGALEAFDQVLPSLLAALREDDLLFITADHGNDPTTASTDHARERVPILAVGAPVRGGPLGVRDTFSDLGATVAHWFGSAWRGRGTSFLPELLHA from the coding sequence ATGACCCCTCCCGCCAACGCCACCGACCACCGCCGCGCCCTCATCATCGTGCTCGATGGGGTCGGCTGCGGCGCCGCGCCTGATACCGACGCCTACGGCGACACGGGGAGCGACACGATCGGCAACGTGGCCCGCGTCTCCGGTGGGCTGTCGCTCCCGAACCTGCAGCGCCTCGGGCTGGGCAATCTGTCCGAGATCGCCGGGGTCGCGCCGGTGGCGCATCCGGTGGGGGGCTATGGGGTGATGCTTCCCCGGTCCTCGGGGAAGGACTCCACCACGGGCCACTGGGAGATCGCCGGGCTCCACCTCGAGCGGCCCTTTCCGACCTACCCGCAGGGCTTTCCCGCCGAGGTGATCGAGGCCTTCGCGAAGGCCACCGGCCGCCCCGTGATCGCCAACTGCGTCGCCAGTGGGACCGCGGTGATCACGGACTTTGCCGAGGCCCAGCAGCAGACCGGGGCGTGGATCGTGTACACCTCGGCCGATTCGGTCTTCCAGGTCGCCGCCCACGAGGAGTGGATCCCCCTCGAGGAGCTGTACGCGGCCTGTGAGACCGCCCGCCGGATGCTCGTGGCGCCGCATGACGTCTCCCGGGTCATCGCTCGGCCGTTCGTGGGAACCCCAGGGGCCTGGCGGCGTACCGCCAACCGCCGCGATTACTCCATCCAGCCCCCCGGCACGACGCTCCTGGACGTGCTGGCCGAGGCCGGCATCCCGCGGGTCGGGGTGGGGAAGGTGGACGACCTGTTCGCCGGGCGGGGGATCACCTCGCGCCACACGGCGGACAACGCCGAGGGGGTGGCCGCCCTGCTGGAGTGGCTAAATGGCGACACGCGTGGGTTCTGCTTCGCCAATCTGGTAGATTTCGATCAGTTGTTCGGGCATCGGAACGATGTCCCGGGTTTTCGGGGAGCGCTCGAGGCGTTCGATCAGGTGCTCCCCTCGCTGTTGGCTGCCCTTCGGGAGGACGACCTGCTGTTCATCACCGCCGACCACGGCAACGACCCCACCACGGCTTCGACCGACCACGCGCGCGAGCGCGTGCCGATTCTGGCCGTGGGGGCGCCGGTGCGCGGGGGCCCGCTGGGGGTGCGTGACACGTTCTCCGATCTGGGCGCCACGGTGGCGCACTGGTTCGGGAGCGCGTGGCGCGGTCGCGGTACGTCGTTCCTGCCCGAGCTGTTGCACGCGTGA
- the alr gene encoding alanine racemase — protein MPHPASTHDRAWLDVDLGAVRHNAAQLRARAGVPLLCMVKANSYGVGAEAVCRALGVPFDRGPVAAVGEAPWGVGIASLDEADALRQAGCTGRIVCTTPLLPNELPRARRLDVRPTLHRASDITVWGTLGGAPWHLAIDTGMARAGVRWDAVAPLREAIAAVPPEGVFTHFHSADEHPESRDAQDARFEAAVGVLRDVLPSGVLEHRDNSAGIVSRAGGSPGHLARPGIALYAGLFATELALRQVVHLRARIVDLREVHAGETVSYGATWTAPATRRIATLAVGYADGYRRHLANAGQVLVHGQRCPVVGRVTMDMTMVDVTGTTAALGDVATLIGRDGADELTTDMVATLGGVSPYELLVGLTLRVPAVHHDVLP, from the coding sequence ATGCCTCACCCTGCCTCGACCCACGACCGGGCCTGGCTCGACGTCGATCTGGGCGCCGTCCGCCACAACGCCGCGCAACTCCGCGCGCGCGCGGGCGTGCCGTTGCTCTGCATGGTCAAGGCGAACAGCTACGGGGTCGGGGCCGAGGCCGTGTGCCGGGCCCTGGGCGTCCCGTTCGATCGGGGGCCCGTGGCCGCCGTGGGCGAGGCGCCGTGGGGGGTCGGCATTGCCTCGCTCGACGAGGCCGACGCGCTCCGACAGGCTGGGTGCACCGGGCGGATCGTTTGCACGACACCGCTGCTCCCGAACGAGCTCCCGCGGGCGCGTCGCCTGGATGTGCGCCCCACGCTGCACCGGGCGTCCGACATCACCGTCTGGGGCACCCTGGGGGGCGCGCCCTGGCATCTGGCGATCGACACCGGGATGGCGCGCGCCGGCGTGCGCTGGGACGCCGTGGCCCCCCTGCGCGAGGCCATCGCGGCCGTCCCGCCCGAAGGCGTGTTCACGCACTTCCACTCGGCCGACGAGCACCCGGAGTCCCGGGACGCACAGGACGCCCGGTTTGAGGCCGCGGTTGGGGTGTTGCGGGACGTGCTCCCAAGCGGCGTCCTCGAACATCGCGACAACAGCGCGGGCATCGTCTCGCGCGCCGGTGGATCGCCCGGCCATCTGGCCCGCCCCGGCATCGCGCTCTACGCCGGCCTGTTCGCCACCGAGCTGGCGCTGCGGCAGGTGGTCCATCTGCGGGCCCGCATCGTGGATCTGCGCGAGGTGCATGCCGGCGAGACGGTGTCCTACGGGGCCACGTGGACGGCTCCGGCGACGCGCCGCATTGCCACGCTCGCGGTCGGGTACGCTGACGGGTACCGCCGGCACCTCGCCAATGCCGGGCAGGTCCTCGTGCACGGGCAGCGGTGCCCGGTGGTCGGCCGTGTGACCATGGACATGACCATGGTGGACGTGACCGGCACCACGGCGGCGCTCGGCGACGTGGCGACCCTCATCGGCCGCGACGGCGCCGACGAACTGACCACCGACATGGTGGCAACCCTTGGTGGGGTGTCACCGTACGAACTGCTCGTGGGACTCACCCTTCGGGTCCCCGCCGTGCACCACGACGTCCTGCCATGA
- the cdd gene encoding cytidine deaminase, whose translation MSADIAPAHLARLREVADAARANAWCPYSQFPVGAALETDDGRVFAGCNVENASYPAGTCAERVALGTAIAAGARSFVRVVITTAVSEPTPPCGICRQALVEFAPALEVFAVTPDGRWTRWSLAELLPAPFTPASLENA comes from the coding sequence GTGAGCGCCGATATCGCGCCGGCGCACCTCGCGCGGCTACGAGAAGTGGCGGACGCGGCCCGGGCCAACGCCTGGTGCCCGTATTCGCAGTTCCCGGTCGGGGCGGCGCTCGAAACCGACGATGGGCGCGTCTTCGCCGGGTGTAACGTCGAAAACGCGTCCTATCCGGCCGGGACCTGTGCCGAGCGCGTCGCGCTCGGGACAGCCATTGCGGCCGGGGCGCGGTCGTTCGTTCGGGTGGTCATCACCACGGCGGTCTCGGAGCCGACGCCGCCGTGTGGAATTTGTCGTCAGGCGCTGGTGGAATTCGCCCCAGCGCTCGAAGTCTTTGCGGTCACGCCCGACGGGCGCTGGACCCGCTGGTCGCTGGCAGAGTTGCTGCCGGCACCGTTCACGCCTGCTTCGCTCGAGAATGCCTGA